In a single window of the Lodderomyces elongisporus chromosome 4, complete sequence genome:
- the GCN1 gene encoding translational activator of GCN4, translating into MSEHNTWEQLKPVLAKNVQSSSVSTRLNTLSTIKENIEALEEAELKIISVLLLSTYNYYQDADSRNEVIETLKAIGSRDSRFLQIYVEFINKEISGPLLAQRDYLTLLDWINAFVIELAKEHRLSDSCVSAQAKILSKSVEHLAGTRTKSTLNKSQQRILKSVMTSTKTAIARTLAKDATYLDLIVNNAQGSSFALLGPLNKAAEELIPTEPSIIEKFQEQKTTILNSYVNHIVLGKSLPSDLVINSFAPCVASLVDPETYKELLQPAIEKSVLRSSENAFELILPSFFENLPHKVSVSSKLLQSVISGIKSSKEHVRLGAYNILRLLSLKSDSDLSGEIIKAIKATSNAESKSLLIKSLLFSSEADKIVEALLPLAAKEQNEHSLTSLVNVLAHHAIKLEFPEQVVQAFITGFKSKFRRVWFVEYANEVYSNGNKQDHVVPSQFIPIFNETLESIEQAPAANIKAVACAFVVLALTDKKESSLLNDSKHFEKFDETDLVWFTRALTDQANAWLFVLTGKKVPYSVRKIALDRFKQVAETDLSLGDKIVIHVHNLSPESYNLKLLSPVFSILTQLQDVEQVKENAVSLLVAASDPRIAVNGGWIGLVQRSGHSQKVDIATLVKDNFKHMFDLCNVDRSPASIKALAALAFIQPQLIHPIVKLLEDDLSLESAIDDTTRQIYHGTEGEMVIDVLEKKPKALDKNSKDYEIKAWEEKMSKELKQAKKLTPEEKKLVAEQVAKESNIRAQVKQIISKVDYATDLIRELTEQAKFVNNGVEFWYPVAVKKLLDLAVIEGDLFESTIDTFLQLSELTSSRFESMRRFIGVAVLRLHDIKLDEELSQEPLVTLLGRILYRIKILSDQNPLDATSLSYVLPLLTKVLHRGQAAAFRNSKKIAVTSEFVENDPEEEQLLLCIEIISAHAELFADPEIPRTSILEILISLMAIPSKAKLVKECFLSLCPYIAISTSEKDLQLLLKNVVSPHVFVRSTILEGLDSEFELEAYSKEVFVATFDTDHNSQELAQTIWEDNGLIVPDTTNLLDLFGLTDAGLRLSVAHAYTEAAKTTSLQVEELFEFYIEKKNPPAPKLDEFGLVIKSTIDQRDRWEERSTIAHSLKFLVPLLSKQDVEKVIKFLVNEALGDKDEHVRQQYQDAGIEAIKAHGADNIETLINIFEENLSSKNIKEPVVILYGSLASHLEMNDPRLKVIFERLIKSLDTPAVQFAVAECIAPLVPAFQKELPKYFDDMFEKLFTAKTRSKRRGAAFGIAGLVKGCGVKALADYDVIRNLTDASDDKKDPVKRESVSLAFESLSKTMSKYFEPFVFEILPIILKSLGDAQAEVRQATDEAAKEIMKNTTSFGVKKLIPLAISNLDEIAWRSKKGSVELLGAMAYLDPEQLSASLSVIIPEIVGVLNDTHKEVRKAAEQSLKRFGEVIRNPEIQQIVPYLINAIGDPTKHLEEALDKLTKTQFVHYIDSSSLALIIHVIHRAMKDRSASTKKKACQIVGNMAILVDSKDLQPYLNELVEELEMAMVDPVPATRSTAARALGSLVEKLGEDQFPGLIPKLIDTLHDEQKAGDRLGSAQALSEVICGLGVNKLEELLPSIITSASSPRAAVRAGFMPLLLFLPVCFGSQFSPYLSKIIPPILNGLADSDEEIRETALKSGRLIVKNYAKKAVDLLLPELEAGLSNESYRIRLSSLELTGDLLFQITGLSGKNELIEDQAVNKTLAESLGQDRRDRILAALFVCRSDVAGIVRNASADIWKALVSNTPRTVKEILPSLTTLIVSKLASDDETQRIIAAQTLGDMVRRVGANALPQLLPTLQNAKDQEGACIALTELIKSTSLEGLTTYQDTFITIIHDGLVTNDKPTRNAAAQAFEELHAKMGNFVVHEIIPQLLAELNTTTVVALEELMANKADLIFPITLPVLLKEPVNYGALASLSSVAGTALYKKLSVIINTMVEGIVAGEDLHDEFNQVLLSVEDDGAHLLMQQLLALMKNEDPKRREVIFAQLDQFFAEATMDYSMYLEDFVFQMILSLADPSPQVVKGSMESLTSLVKRQPKEILEKLVKPASQALNLTGYEVAGFALPKGPNSILPIFLHGLMYGTPEQRELSALAIADVIEKTPADNLKTLATVISGPMIRVIGEKVATSIKSAILVALNNLLNKIPQFLRAFIPQLQRTFVRCLSDVTNETLRKRAVVALSTLVQHQPRVDSLITELVSNAKATEDSGVKSSMLQGMLAVVETKGEMLSEASKSSLLSIVEEESIDSISSAKLLGSLANVLTKEETNTLLEKKVLNNESKFSVLAINSFLKYAPDLIKDNANVVEYVIACSDSPEPYISDNATIAIGKILLSSDELNVDLFKQLAKLVLAPASSSPDTKRLALIVIRSVANKHKDAISAELLDLVVPSVFASVRDPIIPIKLAAEKAYLEIFQIVDQNLTVFDAWFDGKTEIVTVTGTSIVPRSISDYTKRVAVRLANVERERIEQGGDAETLFSDRIEDEKEIWSVGI; encoded by the coding sequence ATGTCGGAACATAATACATGGGAGCAATTAAAGCCCGTTCTTGCAAAGAATGTACAAAGCTCCTCAGTGAGCACTAGGCTCAACACATTATCTACtattaaagaaaacatCGAAGCTCTTGAAGAGGCTGAATTGAAAATCATTAGTGTTCTCCTCTTGTCAACTTATAACTACTATCAGGATGCAGACTCCAGAAACGAAGTGATTGAGACGTTGAAAGCTATTGGACTGCGAGACCTGCGATTCTTGCAAATCTATGTCGAGTTCatcaataaagaaatatcAGGACCTTTGCTCGCTCAAAGAGACTATTTGACCTTGTTGGACTGGATCAATGCATTTGTCATTGAGCTCGCTAAAGAACATAGACTACTGGATAGCTGTGTTTCTGCTCAGGCAAAGATTTTAAGTAAAAGTGTCGAGCATCTAGCTGGAACAAGGACAAAAAGTACTTTAAACAAGTCACAGCAAAGAATCTTGAAATCAGTAATGACCTCGACAAAAACAGCAATCGCTAGAACTTTGGCAAAAGATGCAACATACCTCGACTTGATTGTAAACAACGCACAAGGCTCATCATTCGCATTGCTCGGTCCCTTGAACAAGGCTGCAGAGGAACTCATCCCCACCGAGCCATCcattattgaaaaattccaagaacaaaaaacaacaattttaaACTCTTATGTCAACCACATTGTATTGGGTAAATCATTACCTTCAGATCTTGTAATAAACAGTTTTGCGCCATGTGTTGCGTCATTGGTGGACCCAGAGACTTATAAGGAGTTGTTACAACCAGCGATTGAGAAATCCGTGTTGAGATCGTCCGAGAATGCATTTGAATTGATCTTGCCATCTTTTTTCGAAAACTTGCCTCACAAAGTTTCCGTTTCAAGCAAATTGTTGCAATCGGTTATTAGTGGGATCAAGTCTCTGAAAGAACACGTGAGACTAGGTGCTTATAACATTTTGAGACTTTTGTCTTTAAAATCAGATTCCGATCTCAGTGGTGAAATCATTAAGGCAATCAAAGCTACATCCAATGCAGAGTCTAAATCGTTACTCATTAAATCGCTCCTCTTTTCATCTGAGGCGGATAAGATTGTCGAAGCACTTTTGCCACTTGCAGCAAAGGAACAAAACGAACACTCCTTAACCAGCTTGGTTAATGTGCTTGCACATCATGCTATTAAATTGGAGTTTCCTGAGCAAGTGGTGCAAGCTTTCATCACAGGATTCAAATCAAAGTTTCGCCGTGTTTGGTTTGTTGAATATGCTAATGAAGTTTACTCAAACGGAAATAAACAAGATCATGTTGTCCCATCACAATTTATTCCAATATTTAATGAGACTCTCGAATCGATTGAACAAGCACCTGCTGCAAATATCAAAGCAGTTGCTTGTGCCTTTGTTGTATTGGCTTTAACTGATAAAAAGGAATCATCCCTCCTTAATGATAGCAAGCATTTCGAAAAATTTGACGAAACTGACTTGGTGTGGTTTACCAGAGCATTGACAGATCAGGCAAATGCATggctttttgttttgacaGGCAAAAAAGTGCCTTATTCTGTCAGAAAAATTGCTCTTGACAGATTTAAGCAAGTTGCAGAAACTGATTTGAGTTTAGGAGACAAAATTGTTATCCATGTTCATAACCTCTCTCCAGAATCGTACAATCTCAAACTTTTGAGTCCAGTGTTTTCTATATTGACTCAGTTACAGGATGTTGAACAGGTTAAGGAGAATGCAGTGAGCTTATTGGTGGCTGCAAGCGACCCACGAATTGCTGTGAATGGCGGATGGATTGGTCTTGTTCAACGTAGCGGTCATTCACAAAAAGTTGATATTGCCACTTTGGTGAAGGATAACTTTAAGCATATGTTTGACTTGTGTAATGTTGACCGTAGTCCTGCATCAATCAAGGCGTTGGCTGCACTAGCATTTATCCAACCACAATTGATTCATCCAATTGTTAAACTTTTGGAGGATGACTTGTCTTTGGAATCTGCAATCGATGACACCACAAGACAAATTTACCATGGTACCGAGGGCGAAATGGTCATCGATGTGCTTGAAAAGAAACCCAAGGCTTTGGATAAAAACTCAAAAGATTATGAGATAAAAGCATGGGAGGAGAAAATGagcaaagaattgaaacaaGCTAAGAAATTGACAccggaagaaaaaaagcttGTTGCAGAGCAAGTAGCCAAGGAGTCCAATATTAGAGCTCAAGTGAAACAAATAATTTCTAAAGTTGATTATGCTACCGATTTGATTAGGGAGTTAACAGAACAAGCCAAATTTGTTAATAATGGTGTTGAATTTTGGTACCCTGTTGCCGTTAAGAAATTATTGGACCTTGCTGTCATTGAAGGTGATTTGTTTGAAAGTACTATTGAtacttttttgcaattgtcCGAATTGACCAGCTCGAGATTCGAATCTATGAGGAGATTTATCGGTGTTGCAGTGTTGCGTTTGCATGATATTAAGTTGGATGAGGAATTGCTGCAGGAACCACTCGTTACCCTCTTGGGAAGAATCTTGTACCGTATCAAGATTTTGAGTGATCAAAATCCACTAGATGCAACTTCATTGTCATATGTATTACCACTTTTGACAAAGGTTCTTCATCGAGGACAAGCAGCTGCATTCAGAAACTCGAAAAAGATTGCAGTTACTTCCGAGTTTGTTGAAAACGAtccagaagaagaacagttgttgttgtgtatTGAGATTATTTCTGCACATGCTGAATTGTTTGCCGATCCAGAAATTCCAAGAACTAGCATATTGGAGATTTTGATCTCACTTATGGCCATTCCCTCGAAAGCCAAGTTGGTTAAGGaatgttttctttcattgTGTCCATACATTGCCATCAGCACCAGCGAAAAAGATTTGCAATTGTTGCTCAAGAATGTTGTTTCACCTCATGTGTTTGTGAGATCAACGATTTTGGAAGGACTCGATTCAGAGTTTGAATTGGAAGCATATTCAAAAGAAGTATTTGTTGCTACGTTTGACACTGATCACAATAGTCAAGAACTTGCACAAACTATTTGGGAAGATAATGGGTTGATTGTACCAGATACTACAAATTTGTTGGACTTGTTTGGGTTAACAGATGCTGGATTGCGTTTGTCTGTTGCACATGCCTACACGGAAGCAGCAAAAACCACACTGTTACAAGTTGAGGAATTGTTTGAATTTTacattgaaaagaagaacccACCGGCACCAAAATTGGATgagtttggtttggttaTCAAATCGACCATCGACCAAAGGGATAGATGGGAAGAGAGATCAACAATTGCACATTCCCTCAAATTTCTTGTTCCGCTTTTGAGCAAACaagatgttgaaaaagtGATTAAATTCTTGGTTAATGAAGCTCTTGGCGACAAAGATGAACACGTCCGTCAGCAATACCAGGATGCTGGTATCGAAGCTATCAAAGCACACGGTGCTGATAATATTGAAACATTGATCAACATTTTTGAAGAGAATTTGAGCTCCAAGAATATTAAGGAACCAGTTGTTATCTTGTATGGTTCCTTAGCTAGTCATTTGGAGATGAATGATCCAAGATTGAAAGTCATTTTCGAGAGATTGATCAAATCTTTGGATACCCCAGCAGTGCAATTTGCAGTTGCTGAATGTATTGCTCCTTTGGTGCCAGCTTTTCAAAAGGAATTACCAAAGTACTTTGACGATATGTTTGAGAAATTGTTTACAGCCAAAACGCGTTCAAAACGTCGTGGTGCCGCATTTGGTATTGCGGGTTTGGTTAAAGGGTGTGGTGTCAAGGCTCTTGCTGATTACGACGTGATTCGAAACTTGACTGATGCATCTGACGACAAGAAGGATCCCGTAAAGAGGGAAAGTGTTTCTTTGGCGTTTGAGAGTTTGTCCAAGACTATGAGTAAATACTTTGAACCATTTGTGTTTGAAATTTTGCCCATTATATTAAAGAGTCTTGGTGATGCGCAAGCGGAAGTTAGACAGGCCACCGATGAAGCTGCGAAAGAGATTATGAAAAACACAACTTCTTTTGGTGTCAAAAAGCTTATACCTTTGGCTATATCTAACCTTGATGAGATTGCATGGAGGTCCAAAAAGGGTTCTGTTGAGTTGTTGGGTGCCATGGCTTACTTGGACCCAGAGCAATTGTCCGCTTCATTATCGGTGATTATTCCTGAAATTGTAGGTGTGTTGAATGACACACACAAGGAAGTGAGGAAGGCTGCTGAACAGTCATTGAAGAGATTTGGTGAAGTTATTAGAAACCCAGAGATTCAACAAATTGTGCCATACTTGATCAATGCCATAGGTGATCCAACAAAGCATTTGGAGGAAGCTTTGGATAAATTGACAAAGACACAATTTGTGCACTACATTGACAGTTCTTCATTAGCCCTTATCATACATGTCATACACAGAGCAATGAAGGATAGGTCTGCCtctacaaagaaaaaagcatGTCAAATTGTGGGTAATATGGCAATTTTGGTTGACTCCAAGGATTTGCAACCATATTTGAATGAGTTGGTTGAAGAGCTTGAAATGGCCATGGTTGACCCTGTGCCGGCAACCAGATCTACTGCGGCTAGAGCTTTGGGTTCATTAGTGGAAAAACTAGGCGAAGATCAATTCCCTGGGTTGATTCCAAAATTGATCGATACTTTGCACGACGAACAAAAGGCCGGAGATCGTCTTGGTTCAGCGCAGGCATTGTCAGAGGTTATTTGTGGTCTTGGTGTCAACAAATTGGAGGAACTTTTACCTTCAATTATTACATCAGCCTCTTCCCCTCGTGCTGCAGTAAGAGCTGGGTTCATGCcacttttgctctttttacctgtttgttttggttcTCAGTTTTCACCATACTTGAGTAAAATCATTCCACCAATTCTTAATGGTCTTGCTGATCTGGATGAGGAGATTAGAGAGACTGCATTGAAATCGGGTAGATTGATTGTCAAGAATTATGCTAAGAAGGCAGttgatttgttgttgcccGAATTAGAAGCTGGATTGTCCAACGAATCTTATCGTATTCGTCTTTCTTCATTGGAGCTTACTGGAGATTTGTTATTCCAAATCACTGGTCTCTCTGGTAAGAATGAACTTATTGAAGACCAAGCTGTCAACAAGACTCTTGCCGAGTCACTTGGACAAGATCGTCGTGATCGTATTTTGGCAgcattgtttgtttgtcgTTCAGATGTTGCTGGTATCGTTCGTAATGCTAGTGCTGATATCTGGAAGGCTTTGGTCTCAAACACTCCTCGTACTGTTAAGGAGATCTTGCCTTCATTAACTACTCTTATTGTGAGTAAGTTGGCATCTGACGATGAGACACAAAGAATTATTGCAGCACAAACATTGGGTGATATGGTTCGTCGTGTTGGTGCAAATGCCTTACCTCAGTTGTTGCCAACGTTACAAAATGCCAAGGACCAAGAAGGTGCTTGTATTGCCTTGACAGAGTTGATCAAGTCAACTTCATTGGAAGGATTGACTACATATCAAGACACGTTTATCACCATTATTCATGATGGTCTTGTTACAAACGATAAACCAACCAGAAATGCTGCTGCTCAAGCGTTTGAGGAATTGCATGCCAAGATGGGCAATTTCGTTGTTCACGAGATTATCCCACAATTGTTGGCAGAGTTGAACACTACAACGGTGGTTGCTCTTGAAGAGTTGATGGCTAACAAAGCAGACTTGATCTTCCCAATTACTCTTCCGGTATTATTGAAAGAACCAGTCAACTATGGTGCATTGGCTTCATTATCCTCGGTGGCTGGTACTGCATTGTACAAGAAGCTTTCTGTCATTATCAACACCATGGTGGAAGGTATCGTAGCCGGCGAGGACTTGCATGATGAATTTAACCAAGTTCTTCTCTcggttgaagatgatggtGCTCATTTGTTGATGCAACAATTGTTGGCATTGATGAAGAATGAAGATCCAAAGAGGAGAGAAGTTATATTTGCTCAACTCGATCAATTCTTTGCTGAAGCTACAATGGATTATTCGATGTACCTCGAAGActttgttttccaaatgATTTTGTCTCTTGCTGACCCATCACCACAAGTTGTTAAGGGAAGTATGGAGTCTCTTACATCATTGGTGAAGAGGCAACCAAAGGAGATTTTGGAGAAGTTGGTCAAGCCTGCAAGCCAAGCATTGAACCTTACTGGGTACGAGGTTGCAGGATTTGCCTTGCCAAAAGGTCCAAACAGTATTTTGCCAATATTCTTGCATGGCTTGATGTATGGTACGCCCGAGCAAAGGGAGTTGTCAGCGTTGGCTATCGCTGATGTCATTGAAAAGACTCCAGCTGATAACTTGAAGACTTTGGCTACGGTGATTAGTGGACCAATGATTAGGGTTATTGGAGAGAAAGTTGCTACGAGTATCAAATCGGCTATTCTTGTGGCATTGAACAATTTGTTGAACAAGATTCCACAATTTTTGAGAGCATTCATTCCACAATTACAAAGAACCTTTGTGCGTTGTTTAAGTGACGTGACAAATGAGACATTGAGAAAGAGagctgttgttgcattAAGTACTTTGGTGCAGCACCAACCTCGTGTTGATTCATTGATTACCGAGTTGGTGTCTAATGCCAAAGCCACTGAAGATTCTGGTGTCAAGTCCTCAATGTTGCAGGGTATGCTTGCTGTTGTGGAGACCAAGGGTGAGATGTTAAGTGAAGCCTCGAAATCTAGTCTTTTGTCgattgttgaagaagagagcATTGACTCGATTTCATCAGCAAAATTATTGGGTTCGTTGGCCAATGTGTTGACCAAGGAAGAGACCAATACAttattggaaaagaaagtgtTGAACAATGAATCGAAATTCTCGGTGTTGGCAATCAACTCTTTCTTGAAATATGCGCCTGATTTAATCAAGGATAATGCTAATGTTGTAGAGTATGTGATTGCATGTTCCGATTCACCAGAGCCATATATCAGTGATAATGCCACCATTGCCATTGGTAAGATTTTGCTCAGTTCTGATGAATTGAATGTCGATTTGTTTAAACAGTTGGCCAAGTTGGTTCTTGCGCCTGCTTCATCATCTCCCGATACTAAGAGACTTGCATTGATTGTTATTCGTTCTGTTGCAAACAAGCACAAAGATGCGATTTCAGCCGAGCTTTTGGATCTTGTTGTTCCTAGTGTTTTCGCTTCTGTAAGGGATCCAATTATTCCCATCAAGCTTGCTGCTGAGAAGGCGTATTTGgaaattttccaaatagTTGATCAGAACTTGACAGTGTTTGATGCATGGTTTGATGGCAAGACAGAGattgttactgttactGGTACGCTGATTGTTCCTAGATCGATTTCCGATTACACAAAGAGAGTTGCTGTGAGATTGGCAAATGTCGAGAGGGAAAGAATTGAACAAGGTGGAGATGCAGAGACCTTGTTCAGTGATCGTATTGAAGACGAGAAAGAAATTTGGTCGGTTGGTATATAA
- the GYP5 gene encoding GTPase-activating protein translates to MDNDTKDDVETKDEVFEDTIEGHESLPTQAEIEEPQTSQVSLPSRDPIQTCLQLNSSSIPLSQTSKSANDTANEPEFLQKISTVSTSYDKSTSNYLLQSKHNILSLKFKDKDSVTQRTLEDGALNIKNTFSNIKNIVGGMSQVNSPYKIDWDFWTWVVDDYDYIVNNKSDQLNELIAQGIPSEIRGIIWQIVTKSKDSNLEDLYRSLKHESSIHEKAIKRDLTRTSFFTNIDAVNKADELYNVIKAYSLYDPDVGYTQGMIFIAVPLIMNMHESECFCLLVLLMKEYQLRELFCPEMKGLHLLLYQFDCLLAKNVPTLYNHLVKQGIKSSMYASQWFLTFFAYKFPLDIVLRIYDVIITEGMESILKFAVNLMVQNEASLLALSFDKLLEFLKDKLFNVYVNPAFIKNTKHDSKVSSPTKFSAILTRRVSHTSSAGSIPSPTSSNKKNGETNHHSFSNSNTITSPTSTTTFSSSSSPSSSSSSPSSYYQLDEFVQDAMKINIDPMDLTKFENRFNQCFEEEKAKLSDIKQVKIENGKLRHELKQLEFEYANLERDHVDLMQGLVDLKVTLPEVLSANEESRAKINKLEQEIKELESKTESSDQHDVPASIEEKIKELLLVNAEEVELTANLEDELATLVEEEYQLDQELKKHNQGWFKWSS, encoded by the coding sequence ATGGATAATGATACCAAGGATGATGTAGAGACAAAGGACGAGGTTTTTGAAGACACAATTGAGGGCCACGAGTCCTTGCCGACACAAGCGGAAATTGAGGAACCACAAACGAGTCAAGTCCTGCTACCTTCAAGAGACCCGATTCAAACATGCTTACAACTAAACCTGCTGTCTATCCCACTATCACAAACAAGTAAATCGGCAAACGACACCGCAAATGAACCGGAATTCTTGCAGAAGATATCTACAGTGCTGACCAGTTACGACAAGTCAACCTCGAATTATCTCTTGCAGTCGAAACATAACATTTTGTCGCTCAAGTTCAAAGACAAGGACTCTGTAACACAAAGAACACTCGAAGATGGTGCATTGAATATCAAGAATACATTTAGCAATATCAAGAATATAGTCGGCGGTATGAGCCAAGTCAACTCCCCTTATAAGATTGACTGGGATTTCTGGACTTGGGTTGTTGATGACTACGACTATATTGTCAACAATAAGCTGGACCAGTTGAACGAATTAATAGCACAGGGTATCCCCAGTGAAATCAGAGGTATAATATGGCAAATCGTCACCAAATCCAAGGACTCCAACTTGGAAGATTTGTATAGGTCTCTCAAACATGAAAGTTCTATTCACGAGAAGGCAATCAAGCGAGACCTTACCAGGACAAGCTTCTTTACAAACATTGACGCAGTGAACAAGGCCGATGAGTTGTACAACGTTATCAAGGCTTATTCCTTGTATGACCCTGATGTAGGGTACACCCAGGGAATGATATTTATAGCGGTTCCCTTGATTATGAATATGCACGAAAGTGAATGTTTCTGTCTCTTGGTGCTCTTGATGAAAGAATACCAATTAAGGGAACTATTTTGTCCCGAGATGAAAGGGTTGCATTTGTTGTTATACCAGTTTGACTGTCTTTTAGCCAAAAACGTGCCTACATTGTACAACCATTTGGTGAAACAAGGTATCAAGTCTTCAATGTATGCAAGTCAATGGTTTCTCACGTTTTTCGCTTACAAATTCCCCTTGGACATTGTGTTGCGGATCTACGATGTGATCATTACGGAAGGAATGGAGTCGATTCTAAAGTTTGCAGTCAATTTAATGGTCCAGAACGAAGCAAGTTTACTTGCTTTATCTTTTGATAAGCTCTTGGAGTTTTTAAAAGATAAATTGTTTAATGTTTATGTTAACCCAGCATTTATAAAGAATACAAAGCACGATAGTAAAGTGCTGTCGCCAACAAAGTTTAGTGCAATACTTACAAGGAGAGTATCACACACTTCTTCGGCAGGGTCGATACCATCTCCTACATcttcaaataaaaaaaatggcgAGACAAATCACCATTCTTtcagcaatagcaatacCATAACCTCCCCCActtccaccaccactttttcttcttcttcttctccttcatcatcatcatcgtcgcCATCAAGTTATTATCAACTTGATGAGTTTGTTCAAGATGCAATGAAGATTAACATTGATCCTATGGACTTGAcgaaatttgaaaatagaTTTAACCAAtgttttgaagaagaaaaggccAAGTTACTGGATATTAAACAAGTGAAAATCGAGAATGGAAAGCTTCGACACGAGTTGAAGCAATTGGAATTTGAATATGCCAACCTCGAACGTGATCACGTAGATCTTATGCAAGGCTTGGTTGATCTCAAAGTCACATTACCGGAAGTTCTTAGTGCCAATGAAGAGAGTCGAGCCAAAATCAATAAACTTGAACAGGAAATCAAAGAGTTGGAGCTGAAGACAGAGTCATCTGACCAACATGATGTTCCAGCATCAATCGAGGAAAAGATCAAGGAATTGTTATTGGTGAATGCAGAAGAGGTAGAGTTGACGGCAAATTTGGAAGATGAATTGGCCACGCTTGTAGAAGAGGAATACCAATTGGATCAAGAGTTGAAAAAGCACAACCAAGGATGGTTTAAATGGAGTTCGTAA
- the GAL4 gene encoding transcription factor has protein sequence MDSQDMSTIYEQQQARLLDQFDQCYQKSVLLNTSDSESDIADLFFPPISSSSVTSSSNQSGNVTLVSDLLKQIDEIPSSSTTSSSSTTNTSTANTSNSDNINTTASDSSSSKLPPCPIEQACDSCRKRKLKCSKEYPRCSKCIQHKWCCSYSPRTVRSPLTRAHLTEVENKLQKLEDLLAYILPSDYFAALDEIVGEGEEDLNFEVEWKPVRDQLKGLKKNYEVKSKQNKTTPIVQEPSHKRKKSVSSNAQRKSIASNTTFVSKNNNMKENTNNSGNKFNDKVTESSAIDASNNTSLNTTTSNKNNNKSNNNTKKSTATNTAINTATGTATSPTNSSQKTFHNTNTNDKTALPTSNTTYEFPNDRVKIKQEIIQDFELNNIPTKPATTSTQSPPLQPPLSQREFFETFLNTEYSAIDNQSNLKEDVTSTQIKQEESIPPFSSCSSMFQPSENTTKQNSMLTSPSSILSLSSWNNDEMREDDNETDIIDNDLELPKSYKKIKLENMDFDMNRVVGNDNDNDDDDSLQQAQQHSLSDSFYNLLSIPGKVGGASNDNGTNNFDLMFDM, from the coding sequence ATGGATTCTCAGGACATGTCTACTATTtatgaacaacaacaagcaaGATTGTTGGACCAATTTGACCAATGTTACCAAAAATCAGTGCTTCTAAACACACTGGACTCAGAATCTGATATAGCCGACTTATTTTTCCCACCTatatcatcttcatcggTTACATCTTCAAGTAACCAATCGGGTAATGTAACACTAGTATCAGATCTCCTAAAGCAAATAGATGAGATCCCCAgctcatcaacaacatcatcatcatcaacaacaaatacatCAACAGCAAATACATCGAATTCAGACAATATTAATACCACCGCCTCAGATTCCTCCCTGCTGAAATTGCCTCCATGCCCCATTGAACAAGCATGCGACTCGTGTCGTAAACGCAAATTGAAATGTTCTAAGGAGTATCCGCGTTGCTCCAAATGCATCCAACACAAGTGGTGCTGTTCGTATAGCCCAAGAACAGTGCGAAGCCCCTTAACAAGAGCCCACTTGACAGAGGTTGAGAACAAATTACAGAAATTGGAGGATTTGTTGGCATACATATTGCCTAGCGACTATTTTGCCGCACTCGACGAAATTGTAGGTGAAGGCGAGGAAGATTTGAACTTTGAAGTTGAATGGAAACCCGTTAGAGACCAATTGAAGGGATTAAAGAAGAATTACGAAGTCAAGCTGAAGCAGAACAAGACCACACCAATAGTACAAGAACCATCACACAAGAGGAAGAAGTCTGTGTCAAGTAATGCACAAAGAAAGTCAATTGCCAGTAACACTACTTTTGTCAgcaaaaataacaacatGAAGGAAAATACCAATAATTCTGGTAACAAGTTTAATGACAAGGTCACTGAAAGCAGTGCTATTGATGCGAGTAATAACACGAGTCtaaacaccaccacctcaaacaagaacaacaacaagagcaacaaTAATACCAAGAAAAGTACTGCCACTAATACTGCCATTAATACTGCCACTGGTACTGCCACCTCTCCCACTAACAGTTCTCAAAAAACTTTCCacaatacaaatacaaatgaCAAGACAGCACTTCCCACATCAAACACTACATATGAGTTTCCAAACGACAGAGTCAAGATCAAGCAAGAAATCATCCAGGACTTTGAATTGAATAACATTCCTACAAAACCAGCTACCACCTCAACACaatcaccaccactacaACCACCCTTGTCACAAAGGGAATTTTTTGAGACATTTTTAAATACCGAATACTCAGCTATTGATAATCAGTCCAATTTAAAAGAAGATGTTACTAGTACCCAAATCAAACAAGAAGAGTCCATTCCCCCATTTTCTTCGTGTTCTTCAATGTTCCAGCCCTCAGAGAATACAACTAAACAAAACTCCATGTTGACTTCACCATCATCGATACTCAGTCTTAGCTCGTGGAATAATGATGAAATGAGAGAAGATGATAACGAGACTGATATCATTGATAATGATTTGGAACTACCAAAGTCGTATAAAAAGATCAAGTTGGAGAATATGGATTTTGATATGAATAGAGTAGTGGgaaatgataatgataatgatgatgatgatctGTTGCAACAAGCACAACAACACTCACTTTCCGATTCATTCTACAATTTACTATCTATTCCAGGGAAAGTTGGCGGTGCTAGTAATGACAATGGGACTAACAATTTCGATTTAATGTTTGATATGTaa